The region tactggcaggctgtgggtggcaccctggtatttatGCAGAACCTGACAAGTTTTgctcttgtctccatctgctggtgcggaggcaaaacccaggagtctggaccgatccttggtactacaggaacgaaatttaacagaggtaagacctaattttcttataGATATGGAAGATATTGTAACAAGGAGAAATAATATTTAATTCCTATCTTTCTTCTAGATAGTCCGTTTTCTCCCTACACCCATCCTGATTTTAGGGTAGGATAACTTTATCTCTTAAACTTTAGCTGGGGTACAGTTAGTAGAGAGCAACTGGAGCCATTTCAGCGGGTAAATACTGAATTAATAATACTGACTTTAGAAATACTCTTACGAACACTGCAGAAACCTTATGCTTTGTAATTTGCTGTGgttgtttgtagcaaaaagtcaTGATGATTCTTCAGCGCCTGTTCCGGTTATCCTCTGTCTTACATTCTACTATCTCCATCCATTTGCGAAAAAACATTGGACTCTCTGCCATTGTGTTTAACAAGACCAAGGAACTAGATCCTGTTCAGAAGCTCTTTGTAGACAAGATCCAAGAATACAACACCAAGAGCCAGTAAGTGATCGGGTATATTTAGAATCTGAAGCATGGGAAGAATTGTATATAAAGCGGAAAGCAAGATACTGTTTATGATGACTTAAGGCAAGGTTTGTATCTTGTGCTCTTTTGCTTTTCCTGGGCCCTGCCAGCCTTTCTGTGAACTTACTGTATTACATTGATAACTGTATGCATATCCTTGATTTGAAtgcttgcaaatattaaataATGGAAATTAACATAAGTCGGCATtatgaaatttaaaatgtaataaggTTTAGCTGAAATATGAAAAAAGAGGCACAATCCATTATTTGGTACCTTAGATCCTGCTAGGAATTTAATCAGCTCAAATTCCTATTAACTTTTCATGTATGAAGCTGTTGAAACACCTGAGGCTACTTATACCTTATTCTCATATTTATACAGCTCTTGCATTCCACCTGACAATTAGGAGTCAAAGTTAAATGCGCAGTAAGGGAAATTACAGAAAGGCTGGTTGGGTTTTTTATATTACAAAAGCGGCACATACCAAGAATAAGAAGAATCCCATACCATTTCACAAGCAGATATTGctagcaaagaagaaagaaatcccTTTATCCCCAGTGCCTACAGTAAGTATAAGTGGTCTGTTTACAAAATATTTACAGAAGTCTGGGTAAAATATGTAAGTATTTCAGaagattaaagatttttttagtATTTCCTTTAAATACTCTTATGATTTAAAATgagaatttcctagcgtgtagccaaatggactcaggaccaatgggttatgttcccctgccagcagatggagatggagtcagatttcaaagctgacatcactctgcatacacccctgcagtgttGCGCGCGCCCCGTTCGCGTCCAGCCTGTCataggcctgctcacctctctggctcttctgcaggtcccgggttggcctccccagcggcagccgcgagctcctccagacCTCAGCGTCCCGtggtggcggtcgccgggccttccactgcgcaccggGCCTCACACCGGAATTCGGCGTCTTCtgtggcgttggccacgcccctacgcacgcGCGGACCatccggcctcttgtagggccaggggcgggtcctagctccatggcGCACcttgattgaaggaactacttaaggaagtcgctGCCTGcgcttctttgccttggcaatcaggttggcattgtattgtgtgctagattgtcactgcgtactaagccttgttccagtcttgttccaggatcctactgttccagccttgtttctgcatactactgttccagcatccctctgttcctgcgtctgttcgtccgtctcccaggtagtacTCTGGACtgtttctctggtactgacctcagcctgttccttgacctctctgtctgctgcctgccttgtgacctcgtctgacctccggaacctgacctctgcttcgttgactactcctctgactgactcccggattctgacctctgcctgattgaccacgcctcctgattctggctctgtcccttgccttgtcatcacctacgctgttctggtcctccttgctccatcagacttACAGCCTCGAGTCCGACCCCGCTCCCTTGCTGTCTGTGAGCAtacctgtctactacctctccaggagaccccgcgaggcccacctaactccaagcggcccgggtccctacgggctccaccccggggtaccgcgggcttccagtggtgaagctcatcctagcctatGTCTCCTCCAATGCTCTGTCCCctaggggcaggtgcttcctggtccctaccagggagccattctcgaCTGCTCcacgacaagggtccacccccaagcgcaacaggttgccaaggccatggacttggtggagtctcccgcctccagggttctaccgggtttggccgccacagtcaaagaacatcaccaagctttggaagcgctagcctcttcagtggaagagcttcgttcccagctgCGAATACAGTTCTGGCCAATCCGGTGGGCCTattggcctctatgctacccacaGCATCGCTGTCACTCCTCGCACCTCTTcaatacaatggggacccacgctcctgccgtggcttcctcaatcagtgcttcatgcaatttgcactgcaaccctccttgttcctgaaggaaaccactaaagtgaccttcatcctttcccgcctggaagggaaggctcttgcatgggcctctcccctaTGGGAACGTTCTGATTCCATTCTTTCCAAGTTATccaagtttgttgctctcttcaagcagaccttggagacccaggccaccaggctgtagccagccatagTCTATTCCATCTCCGTCAAGGGTcgcggaccctctctgagtatacgatggagttcaggaccctggccactgagctcgggtggcaagaagattgtctgcaagccatcctCCTAGATGAActctccagtgctctcaaagatgaactctccgtccgtgagactcctacgtctctagagtacctgatttccctcaccgggaagattgACCATAGTCTCCGGAAAaggcacctagaagtaaaggcctccCGCTCTCCTACACCGCATCCCACACGTGTTCTAAGCCCTCCAGCCACCGCCCTCTTCCGTGggggaacctatggaggtgaaccgtgggcgaCTGTCTCCGATCAAACATCTCCGTCGGAGGAAGTAGGTCTTTGCCTTTAATGTGGCACTTCCGGACATACTCAGCAGTTCTGTCCGGTCCGTCCGGAAAACTCAAAGCCTGAGCCCGGCTGGGGTCCCGAGTTTAGGCGCTACTGTCACTGACCCCGAACTCCTGCTTCccgtctctctgggcatcgaggcccactccttcgccaaccactgctcttgtcgataccggagcaagtggcagcttcatcatgaatgacatcgtcaagcttctgaacattcctctttaGCCATTAGAAGTTAGTCTCCAcatcgcctccattcaaggagaacctcttccagggttcatcacccatcgaacagtggctgtccaTCTTACCTTGGCCACTCTCCACGAGGAgcagatgtccttctatgtgttaaaatgttctacacatccagttatcctggggctgccctggctccagagccacgaaccccagttcgattggcagtccctgcagttggtgcagtggggctccaaatgccagaagacatgtctacgtcaagtatctccagttgtccctgttctgaagtctaccactctatctggGTTGCCTATTCAGTATGTTGACttcgaagatgtcttctcaaagcagaaggcggataccttgcctccattaCGCAAGTTCAATTGTCCCATAGAACTTCTGCCAGGCACAACTCCTCCCAAGAGCAGAACCTATCCActgtctcatccagaaaccctagccatgtctgagtatatcagagagaacctagaaaaagggttcattcgtccctctgattctcctgctggcacaggatttttcttcgttaagaaaaaggatggcaggTTACGCCCTTGTATGGACTACAGATGGCTCAACGCCATAACCTGCAAAGACCGATACCCCCTGCCCCTGTTTGACCGCCTTCAGGGGGCacgaatcttcaccaagttggatctgaggggtgcgtacaaacTGGTATGCATCcgacctgaagatatctggaaaaccgcattcaacacaagggatggtcactataccgtgatgccctttgggctatgcagcgccccagcggtctttcaacgtCTCATGAACGAAATactccgagacctcttgtactcttTCGTAGTcttatatcttgatgacatcctgatcttttctaaagaccttgaatcccatcgagatcatgtttgGATTGTCCTCCAACGCTTAAGAGAaaaccatctttatgccaagttagaaaagtgccttttCGAGCGAAATCACTTACCCTTCCTTcggtacatcatatctgatcgaggtttctccatggacccagataaagtccaggggatccgagactggccccagccagtaggcctatgggctttacaacgtttccttggctttaccaattattaccggagcttcattgccaattattctaccctagctgctcctctcaccgccatgaccaagaaaggggctaacactcgtgtgtggactcccaaagcacaagccgcctttcagatgcTCAAAGAAGCATTCTGCtccggtccttgtcttcagcatccagacccaagacgcCTATTCGTCGTCGAAGTCAacacctctgcaattggagcaggagctgTCTTACGccagttttctcccaagggtaaattgataccttgctcattctactcacacaagttctgtCCTACAGAGCAATGTTACACCGTTGGTGACCAAGAATTTCTTGCCTTCAAattggcactccaagagtggcgcccctggttggaaggggcgcaacacaagtttactattttcaccgaccataagaatcttgagcatcttaaagaagctcaactcttgaaccctcgacaagcccgatgggtgcTCTTCTTTGAACAGTTCAACTTCGTTCTATGTTAccgcccagcttccaagaacctctgtgctgatgcactatccagatcctttgaacctgaagatgtccctgacGTTCCTAGATACATCATAGACCCTAGAGATGTTAcaaagatattattggtggcccaacatggtgcaagactctcgtaactatgtagattcatatcccgtctgcgcccaacagaaacTGCCTACCGgatggccttggggcctactccaaccacttccagcacctaccgagctaTGGTCCAGCATTTCAATGGACTTTATTacagacctgcctccgtcccagagcaataccgtaatctgggtccTCATCAACCGTTTTtcaaagatgggtcactttattcccttgccgggccttccaTCGGCCGAAGAATTAGCCGAGTTGTTTCTGAAGcacattttccgtctccatggactcccaaaggaaattatatccgcccgaggaccacagtttgccaccaggtACTGGCACGCgccctatgtaagaagtttaacattgccttgagtTTCACGTCGGCctaccacccacaggccaatggtcaagctgaaaggaccaaccgtaCCTTAAAAACATTCCTACAtgaatgatcagcaggacaactggtctgatctactaccctgggctgaacTATCGCACAATACCCACGTTGCTGCTGCCACAGACgtatctccattctccgtggtGTTCGAACGACAACCTCGGCtgtcacttccagttcctctgactgttccttctccagctgcgcaatccatggcccacaccattcgtcaGGTGTGGAACCAAGCCAAAGAACGCTTTACCCAGGCCACTGAATGTTCCAGgcgtacttctgatgcccatagacgtcccactccactcttccgtcctggccagaaggtgtggctgaGCGCCCGACACATACGATTGAGACTTCCCTCATATCGCTTGGCTCCCAAATACATTGGCCCATTTCCAGTgattcgaagagtgggagcagtatcGTATCAGCTCCAACTGCCGCGTGCCAAGGGcatccataacacgttccatgtttccctgctgaagccCTTGGTCCTCTCTTGGCCCTCACGTAGAGTGCCCTCTCCTCCACGGGTCTCTACTGAACCCGACACATCTCttcaggtaagagaagtcctcgaCGTCCGCCTGCATAGAGGGAGATGGGAGTAGctactagcctgggagggttatggggccgaggagaactcgtgggaaccttcccacaacatccttgacaaggaactcctgaagacctTCCATAGGACTTACCCTGACAAGCCACGGCCACGTAGAGGGAAgcctaggaggggggggggcggtactGTTGCGTGCCCCATCCATGTCcggcccgcacacgggcctgctcatctttctagctcctctgcaggtcccgggtcggcgtccccagcagcagcagctgtgagctcctccaggcctcggcgtcccgtggcagcggtcaccgggccttccactgcgcaccaggcctcacgccggagatCGGCGTCTTCCGtggcattggccccgcccctacACGCGTgcacgcggaccgcccggcctcttgtaggtaCAGGGGCGcgtcctagctccacggcacgccctgattgaaggaactacttaaggaagtgcaggcagcaacttccttgccttggcaatcgggtcggcattgtattgtgtgctagattgtcactgcgtactaagtcttgttccaggatccttctgttccaaccttgttcctgcatcctactgttccagcgtctgtccgtCCATCTCCCAAGTAGtatcctcggactgtctctctggtactaacctcagcctgttccttgacctctctgtctgctgcctgcttcctgacttctgcctgccttgtgaccttgtctgacctccggaacctgacctctgcctcattgactactcctcggactgacccctggattctgacctctgcctgattgaccatgcctactgattctggctctgtcccttgccttgtcatcgcctacgctgttctggtcctccttgctccatcagacctacagcctcgagtccgACCGCCCTCCTttgctgtctgtgggcacgcctgtttactatctctccaggagaccttgcgaggcccacctaagtccaagcggcccgggtccctaagggcttccagtggtgaagctcatcctagcctctgtatcctccagtgctctgccccctgggggcaggtgtttcctggtccctaccagggagccgtactccactgctccaggacaagggtccaccccagaGCGCAacatgcagtgacctcagccctccagtattctccatctccagcagattgtGGACTCTACTCGGTCTCAGGCGACCTCTTGGATGGAGGCTCAGTTGgtttctcctcaggaaatttgtagagcggcaaATTGGAACTCGCTGCATACCTTTGCAAGACATTGGCTGGATGTGGGGGATCCAGAGTCTTGGTCTTTTGGCAAGAGTGTCTTGcaagcaggactctccaggtccacCCTGattagggagctttggtacatcccaggagtctggactgatccgggtatatacagggaaaggaaaattggttcttacctgctaattttcattcctatagtaccatggatcagtccagaacccgcccgaTTTATGGAGATGGAGAGTCGTCCGCCCAACAGTTGTATTTTTGAAATAGCAGAAGATTTATCTACCAAGTTTTTATACAAGTTTTTTGAATGCACGTTTTACTGTTGGAtttagcttgggtacaggtcaatactgaggaactgcaggtttcACCAGAGTATATGAAGCAATGTCAGTTCCCTGGACATacttggatcagtccagactcctgggttttgcctccgcaccagcagatggagacagagaaagttctgacagactctgccatatatatctaggtgccacccacagcctgtcagtattactaatttcctctctttcccctctcatccccaccTACCCTCCCCTTTCTTCACCCCCACCTTTAGGTACTTCATCGCCCCTTTTCTGCTCAGCCGTCCTACATGCCCCTTATTTCTTAGCTCGctgcctccaccccctccccatcccctcccctccctcttccaactCTACACAATTGTCCTTTTAGGACATTGCTATTTTTATGAATACTTTGTATATAttgatactatatatatatttgtaaaatttttgtaaattttgctcataacGTTTTGTTTGATTATCTCCCGCCCTTATCTCCCCCCCTcatttgttcttatgttaactcGTTATATCTGTTTGATGTAAATCGCATCCTCATTTGTTTATATGTTacttcgttatatctgttcgatgtaaaacgccttcccaggcgccaatttcagttacactgtaaaccgatgtgatatccctgatgaacgtcggtatataaaaattttaaataaataaataaataaataaatactgtctccagcagatggtaggagtgctcaacccacagtctgttATTATTTTAGGATAGTTGGTAGTTAGCTTCAGGTGAACAATCTAAATTTGGGGCTAGTTGTTCTTTTTAATTTGAGGGAAATTccttatatattaaaaaaaaaaaaaaaagtcatcactACAGCGAAGGATCTCCTCAgcctcccaggagaggagccaGTTCCTCCTGGTTGTGAGGCAGCTGCAGCTGTGGTCGAGGACCCGATAGCCTTCTTACAGCAGCTTAGGggttgacaccggggagcccagctcactcacATCAGGAGACCTAGCGGCAGGACCCTACCTGTACtgggcaagtaaaaaaaaaacgtgTCCTTTTTTTCTCTCGCTTCGGTCCGACATGCCGTGGAGGTCGGC is a window of Rhinatrema bivittatum chromosome 15, aRhiBiv1.1, whole genome shotgun sequence DNA encoding:
- the ATP5PF gene encoding ATP synthase-coupling factor 6, mitochondrial; this encodes MMILQRLFRLSSVLHSTISIHLRKNIGLSAIVFNKTKELDPVQKLFVDKIQEYNTKSQKAGGPVEAGPEFQKEMTEEIAKLQRQYGGGDLTLFPTFKFEEPKFDVQK